From the genome of Vibrio porteresiae DSM 19223, one region includes:
- a CDS encoding ABC transporter ATP-binding protein yields the protein MYALELSQLRKTYSGGFEALKGISLSVEKGDFYALLGPNGAGKSTTIGIISSLVNKTSGTVKVFGYDIDKNLELAKQNLGLVPQEFNFNPFETVEQIVMQQAGYYGVKKNLAKERAKKYLSQLDLWEKRHERARNLSGGMKRRLMIARALMHEPHLLILDEPTAGVDIELRRSMWEFLERINRENGITIILTTHYLEEAEMLCRHIGIINHGELIENTTMKGLLSKLAVETFILDVDDVSKIPTLNGVRSQQVAEGSLEIELEKSQGLNHVFSQLTDQGVTVLSMRNKANRLEELFVSIIHRDK from the coding sequence ATGTACGCATTAGAATTAAGTCAGCTGCGCAAAACGTACTCCGGTGGTTTTGAAGCACTTAAGGGCATAAGCCTATCGGTTGAAAAAGGAGATTTTTACGCTCTGCTTGGCCCAAATGGGGCTGGGAAATCAACCACGATAGGGATCATCTCATCTTTAGTGAATAAAACCTCAGGCACAGTCAAAGTGTTTGGCTATGACATAGATAAGAACCTGGAGCTGGCAAAACAAAATTTAGGGTTGGTTCCTCAGGAATTTAACTTTAACCCTTTTGAAACTGTTGAACAGATTGTGATGCAGCAAGCGGGGTACTACGGGGTTAAAAAAAACCTAGCCAAGGAACGAGCGAAGAAATACCTCAGCCAACTGGATTTATGGGAGAAACGTCACGAGCGTGCACGTAACCTCTCTGGCGGAATGAAGCGCCGTTTGATGATTGCTCGAGCCTTGATGCATGAGCCGCATTTGTTGATTCTCGATGAGCCGACCGCAGGCGTCGATATTGAGCTGCGCCGCTCAATGTGGGAGTTCTTGGAGCGTATCAACCGAGAAAATGGGATTACGATTATCCTGACGACTCACTATCTGGAAGAGGCTGAGATGCTATGTCGGCACATCGGCATAATTAACCACGGTGAGTTAATTGAAAATACCACGATGAAAGGGCTGCTTAGTAAATTGGCGGTAGAGACATTTATTCTCGATGTCGATGATGTCAGTAAGATTCCGACGCTAAATGGTGTTCGTTCGCAGCAAGTCGCCGAAGGTTCGCTCGAAATTGAGTTAGAGAAAAGCCAAGGGCTAAATCATGTCTTTAGCCAGCTTACCGATCAAGGCGTGACAGTTCTTTCTATGCGTAACAAAGCCAACCGTTTGGAAGAGCTGTTTGTTAGCATTATTCATCGTGATAAGTGA
- the can gene encoding carbonate dehydratase, with product MPELKQLFENNSKWSASIKAERPEYFTKLAKGQNPDFLWIGCSDSRVPAERLTGLYSGELFVHRNVANQVIHTDLNCLSVVQYAVDVLKVKHIIICGHYGCGGVTAAIENPKLGLINNWLLHIRDLYLKHRTYLDKMSGMDQSDKLAEINVAEQVYNLGNSTILQNAWEQGQDVELHGVVYGIEDGHLEYLGVRCTSPAKVESSYRKAMETILNEEHKLLCR from the coding sequence ATGCCAGAATTAAAACAATTATTTGAAAATAACTCCAAATGGTCAGCATCAATTAAAGCAGAGCGACCGGAGTATTTTACCAAATTGGCTAAAGGTCAGAATCCAGACTTTCTGTGGATTGGTTGTTCAGATAGCCGAGTTCCTGCCGAGCGACTAACTGGCTTATATTCTGGTGAATTGTTTGTCCATCGTAACGTTGCCAACCAAGTGATCCATACCGACCTTAACTGCCTCTCAGTGGTGCAGTACGCCGTCGATGTACTCAAAGTCAAACACATCATCATTTGCGGTCACTATGGCTGTGGTGGCGTTACCGCAGCGATTGAAAACCCTAAGTTGGGTTTGATTAACAACTGGCTACTGCATATTCGCGATCTGTACCTTAAGCATCGTACCTATTTAGACAAAATGTCCGGCATGGATCAGTCTGACAAATTGGCAGAGATCAACGTAGCTGAGCAAGTTTACAACTTGGGTAATTCCACCATTTTACAAAATGCCTGGGAACAGGGCCAAGATGTGGAATTGCATGGTGTGGTTTATGGTATCGAAGATGGTCATCTTGAATACCTAGGTGTGCGCTGTACATCACCTGCGAAGGTAGAAAGCAGTTATCGTAAAGCGATGGAAACTATCCTCAACGAAGAACACAAGCTGCTCTGTCGCTAA
- the hpt gene encoding hypoxanthine phosphoribosyltransferase yields MKHKVEVMISEQDVQERVRELGKQISQYYKESENLVLVGLLRGSFVFMADLARAIDVTHQVDFMTASSYGDSMESSRDVRILKDLDDDIKGKDVLLVEDIIDTGNTLSRVKEILALRQPNSLAICTLLDKPSRREVPVDVQWVGFAIPDEFVVGVGIDYAQKYRHLPFIGKVVPLE; encoded by the coding sequence ATGAAACATAAAGTTGAAGTGATGATCTCTGAACAGGATGTTCAAGAACGAGTTCGTGAGCTAGGAAAGCAAATTTCTCAGTATTATAAAGAGAGTGAAAACTTAGTTCTGGTTGGCTTACTACGCGGATCTTTTGTTTTCATGGCTGACCTTGCGCGTGCAATCGACGTCACTCACCAAGTCGACTTTATGACTGCCTCTAGCTATGGCGATAGTATGGAAAGCTCTCGCGATGTTCGCATCCTGAAAGATCTTGATGACGACATCAAAGGTAAAGATGTCCTGCTGGTTGAAGACATTATCGACACAGGTAATACATTAAGCCGAGTGAAAGAGATTTTGGCGTTGCGTCAACCTAATTCACTAGCAATCTGTACTCTGTTGGATAAACCATCACGTCGCGAAGTGCCAGTTGATGTGCAGTGGGTTGGCTTTGCGATTCCTGACGAGTTTGTGGTTGGTGTTGGCATCGATTACGCTCAGAAATACCGTCATCTTCCTTTCATTGGTAAAGTGGTTCCGTTGGAATAA
- a CDS encoding LuxR/HapR/OpaR family quorum-sensing transcriptional regulator, giving the protein MDASIEKRPRTRLSPQKRKHQLMEIALEVFAKRGIGRGGHADIADIAQVSVATVFNYFPTREDLVDDVLTFVVRQFSNFLTDSIDLDLPARQNLLTISDGIVNLAIDDCHWLKVWFEWSASTRDEVWPLFVSTNRTNQMLLKNMFAKAIERGELSSDYDAEDMATLFHGICYSLFVQANRVRNESSVHKLVSHYLDMLCIYNEVA; this is encoded by the coding sequence ATGGATGCTTCAATAGAAAAACGCCCAAGAACCCGTTTATCACCTCAAAAACGTAAACACCAGCTAATGGAAATAGCTTTAGAAGTGTTTGCCAAACGTGGGATTGGTCGTGGTGGTCACGCAGATATTGCGGATATCGCGCAAGTTTCAGTGGCAACAGTATTTAACTATTTCCCTACTCGTGAAGATTTAGTAGATGACGTACTCACATTTGTTGTTCGTCAATTCTCAAACTTCCTAACCGACAGTATCGATCTCGATCTACCTGCTCGCCAAAACTTGTTGACTATCTCAGATGGTATCGTCAACTTAGCGATTGATGATTGTCACTGGCTAAAAGTATGGTTCGAATGGAGTGCTTCAACTCGTGATGAAGTATGGCCTCTATTTGTATCGACTAACCGTACTAACCAGATGTTACTTAAAAACATGTTTGCAAAAGCAATCGAACGCGGTGAACTTAGCAGCGATTACGACGCAGAAGATATGGCAACCTTGTTCCACGGTATTTGTTACTCCCTTTTCGTACAAGCTAACCGTGTCCGCAATGAAAGCAGTGTTCACAAACTAGTGAGCCACTACCTTGACATGCTATGCATCTATAACGAAGTAGCCTAA
- the lpdA gene encoding dihydrolipoyl dehydrogenase, translating to MSKEIKAQVVVLGAGPAGYSAAFRCADLGLDTVLIERYNTLGGVCLNVGCIPSKALLHVAKVIEEAKALSAHGIVFGEPQTDIDKIRLWKEKVINQLTGGLGGMAKMRKVNVVNGFGKFTGPNTIEVEGEEGKTVVTFDNAIVAAGSRPIKLPFIPHEDPRIWDSTDALELKEVPGKLLIMGGGIIGLEMGTVYHALGSQIDVVEMFDQVIPAADKDVVKVFTKRISSKFNLMLETKVTAVEAKEDGIYVSMEGKKAPAQPERYDAVLVAIGRVPNGKLLDAEKAGLQVDERGFINVDKQMRTNVPHIFAIGDIVGQPMLAHKGVHEGHVAAEVIAGQKHYFDPKVIPSIAYTEPEVAWVGKTEKEAKAEGINYEVAVFPWAASGRAIASDCSDGMTKLIFDKETHRVIGGAIVGTNGGELLGEIGLAIEMGCDAEDIALTIHAHPTLHESIGLAAEVFEGSITDLPNAKAKKKK from the coding sequence ATGAGCAAAGAAATTAAAGCCCAAGTTGTCGTACTTGGTGCAGGTCCTGCTGGTTACTCCGCTGCATTCCGTTGTGCAGACTTAGGTCTGGACACTGTTCTTATTGAACGCTACAACACCCTTGGTGGTGTATGTCTAAACGTGGGTTGTATCCCATCAAAAGCTCTGCTTCACGTTGCAAAAGTAATCGAAGAAGCTAAAGCACTTTCTGCACACGGTATCGTGTTCGGTGAGCCTCAAACTGACATCGATAAAATCCGTTTGTGGAAAGAGAAAGTAATCAACCAACTTACTGGTGGTCTTGGCGGTATGGCTAAGATGCGTAAAGTAAACGTGGTTAACGGTTTTGGTAAATTCACTGGTCCTAACACTATCGAAGTGGAAGGCGAAGAAGGCAAAACTGTTGTTACTTTCGACAACGCTATCGTTGCTGCGGGTTCTCGCCCAATCAAACTGCCATTCATTCCACACGAAGATCCACGTATTTGGGATTCAACTGATGCTCTTGAGCTGAAAGAAGTCCCAGGAAAACTGCTTATCATGGGCGGTGGTATCATCGGTCTAGAAATGGGTACAGTTTACCATGCGCTAGGTTCACAGATCGACGTAGTTGAAATGTTCGATCAAGTGATTCCTGCTGCAGATAAAGACGTAGTGAAAGTGTTCACTAAACGTATCTCTTCTAAATTCAACCTAATGCTAGAAACGAAAGTAACTGCAGTTGAAGCAAAAGAAGATGGTATCTACGTTTCTATGGAAGGCAAAAAAGCACCTGCACAACCAGAGCGCTATGATGCAGTTCTTGTTGCAATCGGTCGTGTACCAAACGGTAAACTTCTAGATGCAGAAAAAGCTGGCCTTCAAGTTGATGAACGTGGTTTCATCAATGTAGACAAACAAATGCGTACTAACGTACCTCACATCTTTGCTATTGGCGACATCGTTGGTCAACCAATGCTTGCGCACAAAGGTGTACATGAAGGTCACGTAGCTGCTGAAGTGATTGCCGGACAGAAACACTACTTCGATCCTAAAGTCATTCCTTCAATTGCTTACACTGAGCCAGAAGTAGCATGGGTTGGTAAGACTGAGAAAGAAGCGAAAGCAGAAGGCATCAACTACGAAGTTGCTGTATTCCCATGGGCTGCTTCAGGCCGTGCAATCGCATCTGACTGTTCAGACGGTATGACTAAGCTGATTTTCGATAAAGAAACTCATCGCGTAATCGGTGGTGCTATTGTTGGTACTAACGGTGGTGAACTTCTTGGTGAAATCGGTCTAGCAATCGAAATGGGTTGTGATGCAGAAGATATCGCTTTGACTATCCACGCTCACCCAACTCTACACGAGTCTATCGGTCTAGCAGCAGAAGTGTTCGAAGGTTCAATCACTGACCTTCCAAACGCTAAAGCGAAGAAGAAAAAATAA
- the aceF gene encoding pyruvate dehydrogenase complex dihydrolipoyllysine-residue acetyltransferase, producing the protein MAIDINVPDIGADEVEVTEILVKVGDKVEEEQSLITVEGDKASMEVPAPQAGVVKEIKVSEGDKVSTGSFIMVFEEEGAAAAAPAPAAQAAAPAAAAPVASAVKEVNVPDIGGDEVSVTEIMVKVGDTVTEEQSLITVEGDKASMEVPAPFAGTVKEIKIAEGDKVSTGSLIMVFEVAGAAPAAAPVAAAAPAAAPAASAAKDVHVPDIGGDEVSVTEIMVKVGDTVTEEQSLITVEGDKASMEVPAPFAGTVKEIKVAEGDKVSTGSLIMVFEVAGAAPAASPAAAASAPAAAAPVKAEAPKAAAPAAGDFQENNEYSHASPVVRRLAREFGVNLAKVKGTGRKSRILKEDVQNYVKEALKRIESGAAASTGKGDGAALGLLPWPKVDFSKFGETELKPLSRIKKISGANLHRNWVMIPHVTQWDNADITELEAFRKEQNAIEAKKDTGMKITPLVFIMKAAAKALEAFPSFNASLSEDGESLILKKYVNIGIAVDTPNGLVVPVFKDVNKKGIYELSNELKAISKKARDGKLTASDMQGGCFTISSLGGIGGTAFTPIVNAPEVAILGVSKSEMKPVWNGKEFAPRLQLPLSLSYDHRVIDGAEGARFITYLNDSLSDIRRLVL; encoded by the coding sequence ATGGCAATTGATATTAATGTACCTGACATCGGCGCGGATGAAGTAGAAGTTACTGAGATCCTTGTGAAAGTTGGCGACAAAGTTGAAGAAGAGCAATCGCTAATCACTGTTGAAGGTGATAAAGCTTCAATGGAAGTTCCAGCACCACAAGCGGGTGTGGTTAAAGAAATCAAAGTATCAGAAGGCGACAAAGTGTCTACTGGTTCTTTCATCATGGTATTTGAAGAAGAGGGTGCTGCAGCAGCGGCACCAGCTCCTGCGGCTCAAGCGGCAGCACCAGCAGCGGCGGCTCCTGTTGCTTCAGCAGTCAAAGAAGTGAATGTTCCAGATATCGGTGGCGACGAAGTTAGCGTAACTGAAATCATGGTTAAAGTTGGCGACACAGTGACTGAAGAGCAATCTCTAATCACTGTTGAAGGCGACAAAGCATCAATGGAAGTTCCAGCACCATTCGCTGGTACAGTAAAAGAAATCAAAATCGCTGAAGGCGACAAAGTTTCTACTGGTTCATTGATCATGGTATTTGAAGTGGCAGGCGCAGCACCAGCAGCAGCTCCTGTTGCAGCAGCGGCTCCAGCGGCAGCGCCAGCAGCATCTGCAGCAAAAGATGTACACGTACCAGATATCGGCGGTGACGAAGTTTCTGTCACTGAAATCATGGTTAAAGTTGGCGATACAGTGACTGAAGAGCAATCTCTTATCACTGTTGAAGGCGACAAAGCATCAATGGAAGTTCCAGCTCCATTCGCAGGTACTGTAAAAGAGATCAAAGTAGCGGAAGGCGACAAAGTGTCTACTGGCTCATTGATCATGGTATTTGAAGTGGCAGGCGCAGCACCAGCGGCGTCTCCAGCGGCAGCAGCATCTGCTCCTGCAGCAGCGGCTCCAGTAAAAGCTGAAGCACCTAAAGCGGCAGCTCCTGCAGCTGGCGATTTCCAAGAAAACAACGAGTACTCTCACGCGTCTCCAGTAGTACGTCGTCTTGCTCGTGAATTCGGTGTTAACCTTGCTAAAGTTAAAGGTACTGGTCGTAAGAGCCGTATCCTGAAAGAAGACGTTCAAAACTACGTTAAAGAAGCTCTTAAACGTATTGAATCTGGTGCAGCAGCGTCAACTGGTAAAGGTGACGGCGCAGCACTTGGTCTTCTTCCTTGGCCAAAAGTGGACTTCAGCAAGTTCGGTGAAACTGAGCTTAAGCCTCTGTCTCGCATTAAGAAAATCTCTGGTGCTAACCTGCACCGTAACTGGGTGATGATTCCTCACGTTACACAATGGGATAACGCAGACATCACTGAGCTAGAAGCGTTCCGTAAAGAACAGAATGCTATCGAAGCGAAGAAAGACACTGGCATGAAGATCACTCCACTTGTGTTCATCATGAAAGCAGCGGCTAAAGCGCTTGAAGCGTTCCCATCGTTCAATGCGTCTCTTTCTGAAGATGGTGAAAGCCTAATTCTGAAGAAATACGTGAACATCGGTATCGCGGTTGATACACCAAACGGTCTAGTTGTTCCTGTCTTTAAAGACGTGAACAAAAAAGGCATTTACGAACTTTCTAACGAATTGAAAGCGATTTCTAAGAAAGCACGTGACGGTAAACTGACTGCATCTGACATGCAAGGTGGCTGTTTCACTATCTCTAGCCTAGGTGGCATTGGTGGTACTGCGTTCACTCCAATCGTGAATGCTCCAGAAGTAGCTATTCTTGGTGTGTCTAAGTCAGAAATGAAACCTGTGTGGAACGGTAAAGAGTTCGCTCCACGTCTACAACTTCCACTGTCTCTATCATACGACCACCGTGTGATCGATGGTGCTGAAGGTGCACGTTTCATCACTTACTTGAACGATAGTCTAAGCGACATCCGTCGCCTAGTGCTTTAA
- the aceE gene encoding pyruvate dehydrogenase (acetyl-transferring), homodimeric type, which produces MSDMKHDVDALETQEWLSALESVVREEGVERAQFLLEEVLEKARLDGVDMPTGINTNYINTIPADKEPAYPGDTTLEQRIRSIIRWNAIMIVLRASKKDLELGGHMASFQSSAAFYETCFNHFFRAPNEKDGGDLVYYQGHISPGIYARAFVEGRLTEDQLDHFRQEVDGKGIPSYPHPKLMPEFWQFPTVSMGLGPIASIYQARFLKYLDGRGLKDTSEQRVYAFLGDGEMDEPESRGAISFAAREKLDNLCFVINCNLQRLDGPVMGNGKIIQELEGLFKGAGWNVVKVIWGNNWDSLLAKDTSGKLLQLMNETIDGDYQTFKSKDGAYVREHFFGKYPETAALVADMTDDQIFALKRGGHESSKLYAAFKNAQDTKGRPTVILAKTVKGYGMGDAAEGKNIAHQVKKLDMTHVQQVRDRLGLQDLVSDEALKSLPYLKLEEGSKEYEYLHARRNALHGYTPQRRTHFSEDLQVPALEEFQPLLEEQKRDISSTMAFVRTLNTLLKNKSIGERIVPIIADEARTFGMEGLFRQIGIYNPNGQEYTPEDRGVVSYYKEATSGQVLQEGINELGAMSSWVAAATSYSTNNLPMIPFYIYYSMFGFQRVGDMAWMAGDQQARGFLLGGTAGRTTLNGEGLQHEDGHSHIQASTIPNCVSYDPTFAYEVAVIVQDGIRRMYGENQENVFYYLTLMNESYAMPAMPEGAEEGIRKGIYKLETYTGNKGKVQLLSSGTIMNEVRKAAQILSDDYGVASDVYSVTSFNELARDGQDAERYNMLHPEAAEKTPYIATVMGTEPAIAATDYMKNYAEQVRGFVPAESYKVLGTDGFGRSDSRDNLRRHFEVNASYVVVAALNELAKRGEVEKSVVAEAIKKFNIDVEKTNPLHA; this is translated from the coding sequence ATGTCTGACATGAAGCATGACGTAGATGCACTGGAAACTCAAGAATGGTTGTCCGCTCTTGAGTCAGTTGTACGTGAAGAAGGCGTAGAACGTGCTCAGTTCTTGTTAGAAGAAGTTCTTGAGAAAGCGCGTCTTGACGGCGTTGATATGCCAACAGGTATCAACACTAACTACATCAACACCATCCCAGCCGACAAAGAACCGGCTTACCCTGGTGATACCACTCTAGAACAACGTATTCGTTCCATCATCCGTTGGAACGCAATCATGATCGTTCTACGTGCCTCTAAGAAAGATTTGGAATTGGGTGGCCACATGGCTTCTTTCCAATCTTCAGCTGCGTTTTATGAGACATGTTTCAACCACTTCTTCCGTGCTCCAAACGAGAAAGACGGTGGCGATCTAGTTTACTATCAAGGTCACATCTCTCCAGGGATCTACGCACGTGCGTTCGTTGAAGGTCGTCTAACTGAAGACCAACTAGACCACTTCCGTCAAGAAGTTGATGGTAAAGGTATTCCTTCATACCCACACCCTAAATTGATGCCTGAATTCTGGCAATTCCCAACTGTATCTATGGGTCTTGGTCCAATCGCATCTATTTACCAAGCACGTTTCCTAAAATATCTAGATGGCCGTGGTCTTAAAGACACGTCTGAACAACGCGTATACGCGTTCCTAGGTGACGGTGAAATGGACGAACCAGAATCACGCGGCGCAATCTCTTTTGCTGCTCGTGAAAAACTGGACAACCTATGCTTCGTTATCAACTGTAACCTACAACGTCTTGACGGCCCAGTAATGGGTAACGGTAAGATCATTCAAGAACTTGAAGGTCTATTCAAAGGCGCTGGTTGGAACGTTGTAAAAGTAATCTGGGGTAACAACTGGGATTCACTTCTAGCGAAAGATACTTCAGGTAAACTGCTTCAGTTGATGAACGAAACCATCGACGGCGACTACCAAACATTCAAATCTAAAGATGGTGCTTACGTACGTGAACACTTCTTTGGTAAATACCCAGAGACTGCAGCACTTGTTGCTGACATGACTGATGACCAAATCTTCGCTCTAAAACGTGGTGGTCACGAGTCTTCTAAACTGTACGCAGCGTTCAAAAACGCACAAGACACTAAAGGTCGTCCAACTGTAATCCTAGCGAAAACAGTTAAAGGTTACGGCATGGGTGATGCGGCAGAAGGTAAGAACATCGCGCACCAAGTTAAGAAACTGGATATGACTCACGTTCAACAAGTACGTGACCGTCTAGGTCTACAAGACCTTGTTTCTGACGAAGCTCTAAAATCACTACCTTACTTGAAACTTGAAGAAGGTTCTAAAGAGTACGAATACCTACACGCTCGTCGTAACGCTCTACACGGTTACACTCCTCAGCGTCGTACCCACTTCTCTGAAGATCTACAAGTTCCAGCACTAGAAGAGTTCCAACCTCTACTAGAAGAACAAAAACGCGATATCTCTTCAACAATGGCGTTCGTTCGTACACTGAATACTCTTCTTAAGAACAAGAGCATCGGTGAGCGCATCGTTCCTATCATTGCTGACGAAGCACGTACTTTCGGTATGGAAGGTCTGTTCCGTCAAATCGGTATCTACAACCCGAACGGTCAGGAATACACTCCTGAAGACCGTGGCGTTGTTTCTTACTATAAAGAAGCAACTTCAGGTCAAGTTCTACAAGAAGGTATCAACGAGCTAGGTGCAATGTCTTCATGGGTTGCTGCTGCAACTTCATACAGCACAAACAACCTACCAATGATCCCATTCTACATCTACTACTCTATGTTCGGTTTCCAACGTGTTGGCGACATGGCGTGGATGGCAGGCGACCAACAAGCTCGTGGTTTCCTACTAGGTGGTACTGCTGGTCGTACAACTCTAAACGGTGAAGGTCTACAGCACGAAGATGGTCACAGCCATATTCAAGCAAGCACTATTCCTAACTGTGTTTCTTACGACCCAACTTTCGCTTACGAAGTTGCTGTTATCGTTCAAGATGGTATCCGTCGTATGTACGGTGAGAACCAAGAAAACGTGTTCTACTACCTAACACTAATGAACGAAAGCTACGCAATGCCAGCAATGCCAGAAGGTGCTGAAGAAGGCATCCGTAAAGGTATCTACAAACTAGAAACTTACACCGGTAACAAAGGTAAAGTTCAGTTGTTGAGCTCTGGTACTATCATGAACGAAGTTCGTAAAGCTGCTCAAATTCTGAGCGATGATTACGGCGTAGCGTCTGACGTTTACTCTGTAACTTCATTCAACGAACTAGCTCGCGATGGTCAAGATGCTGAGCGTTACAACATGCTTCACCCAGAAGCTGCAGAGAAAACTCCTTACATCGCAACTGTAATGGGTACTGAACCTGCAATCGCTGCAACTGACTACATGAAGAACTACGCAGAGCAAGTACGTGGTTTCGTACCTGCTGAGTCTTATAAAGTTCTTGGTACTGATGGTTTTGGTCGTTCAGACAGCCGCGATAACCTACGTCGTCACTTCGAAGTGAACGCATCATACGTAGTTGTTGCAGCTCTTAACGAACTAGCAAAACGCGGTGAAGTTGAAAAATCTGTAGTTGCTGAAGCAATTAAGAAATTCAACATCGATGTAGAAAAAACTAACCCACTACACGCTTAA
- the pdhR gene encoding pyruvate dehydrogenase complex transcriptional repressor PdhR: MAYQRIRQPKLSDVIEQELERLIVEGTLAPGHQLPPERELAKQFDVSRPSVREAIQRLEAKRLLTRRQGGGTFVSESMWKSFSDPLLDLLSSHPETQLDLLEARHALEGIAAYFAALRGTEEDFAVIKSAVAKIGSIEEESDVERESPVVMEFLISIAEAAHNVVLLHIIRSLAPLLEQNIAQNFKLLRRRPEAVEKVSKHRANIVDAIVSGQPEKAREMSHSHLAYIEETLLDLGREESRRERSLRRIQQGNESQ, from the coding sequence ATGGCTTATCAAAGGATTCGTCAGCCAAAACTCTCTGATGTTATTGAACAAGAGTTAGAGCGGCTGATAGTGGAAGGCACACTCGCTCCGGGTCATCAACTTCCGCCAGAAAGAGAATTGGCAAAGCAGTTTGATGTATCACGTCCTTCCGTCCGGGAAGCTATTCAACGTTTAGAAGCCAAGCGCTTGCTAACTCGTCGTCAAGGAGGGGGAACCTTCGTGAGCGAAAGCATGTGGAAGAGTTTTTCTGATCCGTTACTTGATTTGTTGTCCAGCCACCCTGAAACCCAGCTTGATTTGCTGGAAGCGCGTCATGCGCTAGAAGGGATTGCCGCCTATTTTGCAGCGTTGCGTGGTACTGAAGAAGATTTTGCTGTTATCAAGTCCGCCGTGGCGAAAATAGGCAGTATTGAAGAAGAATCGGACGTGGAACGAGAATCGCCCGTCGTAATGGAGTTCCTTATCTCCATTGCTGAAGCAGCCCACAATGTGGTGTTGCTCCATATCATACGTAGCCTTGCCCCATTACTTGAGCAGAATATCGCACAGAATTTTAAATTATTACGCCGCCGCCCTGAAGCGGTGGAGAAAGTAAGTAAGCACCGAGCTAACATCGTGGATGCGATCGTTTCTGGTCAGCCAGAGAAGGCGCGTGAAATGTCACATTCGCATTTAGCTTATATCGAAGAAACATTGTTGGATTTGGGTCGAGAAGAGTCTCGCAGAGAGCGTTCTCTACGTCGAATTCAGCAGGGTAATGAGTCGCAATAA